Genomic segment of Planifilum fulgidum:
CGCCAGGATTGTAAAACTTTCCAGCGAACAGGGGCCGGGGATGGGGGCCGCCATGCTGGCCGCCTACGGATGCGGCTGGTTTGACTCCCTCCAGGAATGCAGCGACCGGTTCCTGAAAGTGGACAAGGTTTATGATCCCATCGAGGAAAACGTAAAGAAATACAGAGACCTGTTCCAGTTGTACAAAGAGATTTATCCGGCCACGGCTTCGCTGAACAAAGAACTGATGAAATACAGAAATTAGAAAGGACTACTATTAGATAGAAATGTAACCGCTTGAACTTTGGAGTGGAGAGGGGGAAAAGAGCAAGATCCTTATTTTGTCTCGATCTTGCTCTTGAAAACGATGCGCCAATACAGACACGTTCTGTATGTTGCGGCCATCACGTTGGTTGTCACTTTGGGAGGGTTGCTTTTCGGTTATGACACCGCAGTCATTTCAGGGGCGGAGCAGGCGATTGAAGTCTATTTGATCGACAGCCTGGGGCTGGGTTCCTTCGCCCACGGGTTGACCGTCTCTTCCGCCCTGATCGGCTGCATTGTCGGCGGGATCATTTCCGGTTTCTTTTCCAACCGGATCGGCAGGAAGAATACCCTGTTGCTGGCTGCCGTCTTGTTTGTCCTGTCAGCCCTGGGATCTGCCTATCCGGAATTTCTTTTTTTCAACGTGGGGGAACCGACGTTTGGCGTATTGATTATGCTCAATTTGTACCGGATTCTGGGGGGAATCGGGATCGGGCTGGCCTCTGCGACCGCTCCAACCTATATCGGGGAGATCGCTCCCGCGCATATTCGCGGAAGACTGGTGTCCTGGTACCAGTTTGCCATCATTTTCGGCCAGCTGGTGGTATACATCGTTAACTGGAGTATTGCCAACGGCCGGTCCTTTGAGTGGATTGTGGACCGGGGATGGCGGTACATGCTCGCTTCGGGAGCCATCCCTGCGCTGTTGTTCTTCCTGTTGCTGTTCCTGGTTCCCGAAACCCCCCGCTTTCTGGTTTCCAGGAAAGATGATCAACGGGCATTCAACATCTTGGAGAAAATCAACGGTTCCAGGGAAAAAGCAAAAGAAATTCTGGAGGATATCCAGCTTTCTTTGCGCCAAAAAGAAGCGACCGGCCATTTGTTTTCCTACGGAAAAACGGTTGTGATCGTCGGGATTTTGCTTTCCGTGTTCCAGCAGTTTGTCGGGATCAATGTCGCTTTGTACTATGCTCCGCGCATTTTTGAAAGCCTGGGCGCGGGGAAAAATGCTTCGATGCTCCAAACCGTCGTCATGGGGCTTGTCAATGTCGTGTTTACCATTGTGGCCATCCAAACCGTGGACCGATGGGGAAGAAAACCCCTGCTCATTTCCGGTTCGGTCGGAATGGCGGTTGGAATGTTTGGGGTGGCGACACTCGCCCACTATAACATTTTCGGCTTGTGGACATTGTTTTTCATCGTGTTCTACACCGCCTCGTTCATGATGTCCTGGGGTCCCATTACCTGGGTATTGCTGTCCGAAATCTTTCCCAAC
This window contains:
- the xylE gene encoding D-xylose transporter XylE, with product MRQYRHVLYVAAITLVVTLGGLLFGYDTAVISGAEQAIEVYLIDSLGLGSFAHGLTVSSALIGCIVGGIISGFFSNRIGRKNTLLLAAVLFVLSALGSAYPEFLFFNVGEPTFGVLIMLNLYRILGGIGIGLASATAPTYIGEIAPAHIRGRLVSWYQFAIIFGQLVVYIVNWSIANGRSFEWIVDRGWRYMLASGAIPALLFFLLLFLVPETPRFLVSRKDDQRAFNILEKINGSREKAKEILEDIQLSLRQKEATGHLFSYGKTVVIVGILLSVFQQFVGINVALYYAPRIFESLGAGKNASMLQTVVMGLVNVVFTIVAIQTVDRWGRKPLLISGSVGMAVGMFGVATLAHYNIFGLWTLFFIVFYTASFMMSWGPITWVLLSEIFPNKIRGQAMAIAVAAQWAANFFISSTYPSMIEFSGAFTYGFYGVMSVLSAIFVLKMVPETKGKTLEELEKLWIK